The Streptomyces cyanogenus DNA segment ACGGTGAGCACGGTGCTGTTCTCCACGCTGGCCGGCTTCGCCTTCGCCAAGCTGCGGTTCCGGTTCTCCGGCGTGCTGTTGCTGCTGACCATCGGCACGATGATGATCCCGCCGCAGCTGGCCGTCGTACCGCTGTACCTGTGGATGTCGGACCTGGGCTGGTCGAACCAGCTCCAGACGGTGATCCTGCCGAGCCTGGTGACCGCGTTCGGTACGTTCTTCATGCGGCAGTACCTGGTGCAGGCGCTGCCGACGGAGCTGATCGAGGCGGCCCGGGTGGACGGGGCCAGCAGCCTGCGGATCGTGTGGCACGTGGTCTTCCCGGCCGCGCGGCCGGCGATGGCGGTGCTGGGTCTGCTGACGTTCGTGTTCGCCTGGAACGACTTCCTGTGGCCGATCATCGCCCTGACCCAGCAGAACCCGACCGTGCAGGTGGCCCTGAACTCGCTGGGCACCGGGTACGTCCCCGACCAGGCGGTGATCATGGCGGGGGCGCTGCTCGGAACGCTGCCGCTGCTGGTCGCCTTCCTGCTGTTCGGCAAGCAGATCGTGGGCGGGATCATGCAGGGCGCGATCAAGGGCTGACCCGCCCGTCCACCGTCACGGGGGCCGGGTCACCGCCGTTCCGGCCCCTTCTCCCCACTCATCCGTCGGCCCTTCCGACCGTTCATGGGAGCGCTTCCATGCCTGACTCCGTTTCGTCCGTGACCTTTCCTCCCGCCTTCCTCTGGGGCGCCGCGACCTCGGCGTACCAGATCGAGGGGGCGGTGCGGGAGGACGGCCGCACCCCCTCGATCTGGGACACCTTCAGCCATACGCCGGGCAGGACGGCCGGCGACGAGACGGGGGACGTCGCGGTCGACCACTACCACCGCTACCGCGACGACGTGGCGCTGATGGCGGAGCTGGGCCTGACCGCGTACCGCTTCTCCGTCTCCTGGTCCCGGGTGCAGCCGACGGGCCGGGGGCCGGTGGTCCAGCGGGGGCTGGACTTCTACCGCCGGCTGGTCGACGAGCTGCTGGCGCGGGGCATCAAGCCGGCGCTCACCCTCTACCACTGGGATCTGCCGCAGGAGCTGGAGGACGCGGGCGGCTGGCCGGTGCGGGACACCGCGTTCCGGTTCGCCGAGTACGCCCAGCTCGTCGGGGAGGCGCTCGGGGACCGCGTGGAGCAGTGGATCACCCTCAACGAGCCGTGGTGCAGCGCCTTCCTGGGGTACGGCTCCGGGGTGCACGCGCCCGGGCGCACCGACCCGGCGGCCTCGCTGCGCGCGGCCCACCACCTCAACCTGGGGCACGGGCTGGCCGCGTCGGCCCTGCGGGCGGCGATGCCGGCCCGCAACCAGATCGCGATCAGCCTCAACTCCTCGGTCGTACGGCCGCTCTCCCAGGACCCGGCGGACCTGGCCGCGGCCCGCCGGATCGACGACCTGGCCAACGGCGTCTTCCACGGCCCGATGCTGCACGGCGCGTACCCGTCGTCGCTGCTGGAGGCCACGCGCTCGGTGACCGACTGGTCGTACGTCCTCGACGGCGACGTCCGCACGATCAACGCCCCGCTGGACGCGCTCGGCCTGAACTACTACACGCCGACCCTGGTCTCGGCCGCGTCCGGCGAGGTCAAGGGCCCCCGGGCGGACGGCCACGGCGCCAGCGAGCACTCGCCCTGGCCGGCCGCGGACGACGTCCTCTTCCACCAGACCCCCGGCGACCGTACGGAGATGGGCTGGACGATCGACCCGACCGGCCTGTACGACCTGATCATGCGCTACACGCGCGAGGCGCCGGGCCTGCCCCTGTACGTCACCGAGAACGGCGCGGCCTACGACGACAAGCCCGAGCCCGACGGCCGGGTGCACGACCCCGAGCGGATCGCCTACCTGTACGGGCATCTGGCGGAGGTGCGCCGCGCGATCGCCGACGGCGCCGATGTGCGCGGGTACTACCTGTGGTCCCTGATGGACAACTTCGAGTGGGCGTACGGCTACGGCAAGCGGTTCGGCGCGGTGTACGTGGACTACGCGACGCTGGAGCGGACGCCGAAGTCGAGCGCGCGCTGGTACGCGGAGGCGGCCCGGACGGGGGTGCTGCCGCCGGTGGACTCCGTCGCGTGACAGGTGGGGCGCGGCCCGTCGTGGGAGCGGGCCGCGTCCTCTTCCACCAGCGGGAGGGGGCGTCCGGGCTTTGGCCGGCCGGGGCGGCAGGGGGAACGGGGCGGGGCCCGGCGCACACGATCCGCCGGGCCCCGCCATGCACACATCGGTGCTTCGCGCTATCCCTTGAACGCCCCGAACGCCTTGGCGAAGGCGGACTTCTCCTGGAGGATCGAGCTGCAGGTGGCGTCGGCGGTGGGCTTGGTGCCGCCGGCGCACTGCTGGTCGCGGGCCGCGGACCACATGGACAGCCAGCCCAGGCCCTTGGACCGGGCGAAGTCCACCAGCTGGGTGGCGTCCTCGACCTTGAAGATCTCGGAGGAGACGTCGTTGACGCCGATCATCGGGGTGACGGCGACGGTCTTCCAGGCGGCGGCCTCGGACAGCCCCAGCACGCTCTTGATCTGGGCCTGGGTGGCCGTCGCGGCCTGCTCGGCGTAGGTGCCCATGTCACCGCTGTACGCGGGGCCGTAGTCCATCGCCATGATGTTGACGGTGCTGATCTTCACGCCGTTGGTCTTGGCGTCGGCGAGGAGGTTCACGCCGTCCTGGGTGAGGCCCTCGGGCATCACCGGCAGGGTGAAGGAGACGTCCAGGCCGGGGTGCTGGGCCTGGAGCTTGGCGATGGCCTGGGCGCGGCGGGTGTTGGCCGCGGTGTTGGGCAGCGCGCCGCCCTCGACGTCGAAGTCCACCTTGGTCAGCTTGAACGCGTCGACCGCCTTGCCGTACGCCGCCGCCAGCGCGTCCGCGGAGGAGCAGGTGGTGGCCAGTTCGGAGCCGGAGGCGCCGCCGAAGGAGACCCGGACGTCACCGCCCTTGGCGCGCAGCGAGCCGATCTGCGCGGCCACGGCGTCGCCGGTGAGGTCCGTGACGCCGCCCCACTTGGGGGTGCAGCCGCCGCCGTCGGTGAGGAAGGCGAGGTTGTAGTTCTTCACGCCGGTCGCGTCGGCGGCGCCGAGGAGGTCGAAGGCGGGGTAGAGGCTGGTGTCGACGTAGGGGGCGAAGCCGGCGGAGCCGGGGGTGCCGCTTCCGGTGCTGCCCGTGGGGGTGGGCGTGGCCGTCGTCTTGGTGGGGGTGGGCGTGGGGGTCGTCTTGGTGGGGGTGGGGGCCGGCGTGGTCTGCGTCGGCCGGCCGCTCGGCTCGGGGGTCGCGCCGCCGTCCGCGGAACACTGGGTGTCGTCGACACGACAGCCGGTCGGGTCGCCGCTGCCGCTCACCACGAAGCCGACGGTCACCGACTTGCCGGGGGCCAGGCCGTCGGTGTCCCACTTGGCCGGCTTCACGGTGACGTGCTGACCGCTCACGCTGGACTCGCCGTTCCACAGCGAGCCGAGCTTGGCGCCCGCCGGGAGGTCGAACTCCAGCGTCCAGGTCTTCTCGGCCTGGGCGGTGTTGTTGGTGACGACGTACTGGGCGGAGTAGCCCGTGGACCAGTCGCTGGTCTTGGTGTACGCGGCGTTCACCCCGGCCGCGTTCGCGGTGCCGGTGAGCAGGACCGCGCCGCCGCCCACCACGGCCGCGGTCACCAGGCCGCCTATCGCCTTGTTCCTGCCACTGATCCTGCGCCGGTGCGTACTCATGCGCGTGCCTGCCTTCGCTGTTCACGGGGTGGGGTGCGGCAGCACGCTAGCGACCTGGAATTGGACAAACGGCTTGTTCGGGGCTCTTGTTGAAGACCTTAGGGTTCACTTAAGGAAGGGATCGGGGACGGTTAAAGGTCGAGACCAATTTGCCCGGTCGACGCCTCCGCGTGACCCCCCGCTGCCTGCGCCCCGCCGGTTTGCGCGCGTCCAGCTGGAACCAGACCCGCACCTCCGTGCCACCCAGCACCGAGGCGCCGATGCGGACGTCTCCGCCGGTGGACTCGGCGAGCCGGCGCACGATGTCCAGCCCGAGGCCGGTGGAGCCGGTGGTCCCGGAGCCCCGGCCGCGGGCCATGGCCGCCTCGGGGTCGGGTATGCCGGGGCCCGCGTCGGAGACGAGCACGATCACGGCGTCCTCGCCGTTGTGCACGTCGACCGCGAAGGCGGTGCCCTCGGGGGTGTGCCGGAAGACGTTGCCGAGCAGGGCGTCGAGGGCGGCGGCCAGGTCGGCGCGGGCCACGGGTATGCGCACCGGCCGGTCCACGCCGGCCACCCGCCACTTGCGTCCCTCGTCCTCGGCGAGCGCGGACCAGAACTCCATGCGCTCGCGGACCACTTCGGCCGCGTCGCAGCCGGCGCCGGGTCCGGCGGCGGCCGTCTGCGGCTTGGCCTCACGGGCCGTGCGGATGATGGTGTCGACCTCGCGCTCCAGCTGGGCGACGGCCGCGCGGGTCTGCTCGGCGGCCGGTCCGGCGCCCAGGGAGGCCGCGTTCAGCCGGAGGACGGTGAGCGGGGTGCGCAGCCGGTGCGAGAGGTCGGCGGCCAGTTCCCGCTCGTTGGCGAGGAGCTGCACGACCTGGTCGGCCATGGAGTTGAACGCGGCGGCTGCCAGCCGGAGTTCGGTCGGCCCCTCCTCGCGCACCCGGGCACCCAGCTTGCCCTCGCCCAGCTCGTGCGCGCCCTCGACCAGCCGCCGGGCGGGCAGCACCATGCGCACCCCGAGCCGGTCCGCGACGGCCACCGAGCCGACGATGAGCGCGAGGCCGACGGCCGCGAGCACCGCCCAGGCCGTGCCGACGCCGTTGGTCACCTCGGACTCGGGGACGTACACCTCGACCACCGCGACGCCGGAGCCGAGCGCGACCGGCTGGAGCAGGGTGGAGCCCCCGGGTACGGAGGTGGTGGAGGCACGGCCCAGTCTCCGTACGGCCTCGACGTCGCGGGCGGCGGCGCGCCGCCGGCCGAGGTCGAGCGCGGCCCGGTCGCCGTCGGCGGGCAGGTGGACGGCCATTCCGGAGCCGGCGCCGGCCGAGGCCACCACCCGCTCCAGCTGGTCCCGGTCGGTGGTGATGGACAGGGCGGGCGCGACCGCGGCGGCCTGCCGTTCGGCGCCTGCGAAGGCGCGGTCGCGGGCCATCTCCTTGACGACCAGGCCGAGCGGCACGGCGAAGGCGACCACGACCATCGTGGTGACCGCCAGGCAGACCTTGACCAGTGCCCATCTCATCACGGCACCTGCCCGTCCGCCGCGGGGTCCACGGGGGGTTCGAGCTTCACGCCGACACCGCGCAGGGTGTGCAGATAGCGCGGCCGGGCGGCCGTCTCCCCCAGTTTCCGGCGCAGCCAGGACAGATGGACGTCGATGGTCTGGTCGTCGCCGTAGGACTGCTGCCACACCTCGGCGAGGAGTTCCCTGCGCGGGACGACGACCCCGGGGCGGCCGGCCAGGAAGGCGAGCAGGTCGAACTCGCGGCGGGTGAGGTCGAGCCGGACGCCGTCCAACTCGGCCTGGCGGCGCAGCGGGTCGACGGTCAGGCCGCCGACGCGCAGGACGGCCGGGGGCGGGGTCTCCGCGCCGGCGGAACGGGCCCGGCGCAGTACGGCCGCCATCCGGGCGGAGAGGTGCTCGACGGAGAACGGCTTGGTGAGGTAGTCGTCCGCCCCGGCGTTCAGCAGCCGGACGACCTCCGTCTCGTCGTCCCGGGCGGTGGCGATGATGACGGGCACGTCGGTGATGCCGCGGAGCATCTTCAGGGCCTCGGAGCCGTCCAGGTCGGGCAGTCCGAGGTCCAGGATGACGAGGTCGAAGCGGAAATGGGCGACCTCGCGCAGCGCCTCCAGTGCCGTACCGACGCTGCGCACGGTGTGTGCGGCGTCGGTCAGATGCCGGATGAGCGCCGAGCGTACGAACTGGTCGTCCTCGACCACGAGCACACTTGCCATGCGCCGCACCGTACGCCATGCGGCCGGTCCGGTTGGGCGCCTGTGGATAACCCGGAGCATGTGCACACAGCGGTACTGCTGGGGCAGTATGGCCCGCGATGCGCAGAGGACTCGTACACGTACTGGCGTGGCTGCTCGCGACGGGAGCGGCGGCCACGCTGTCGTGGTGGGGCGTGCACACGGTGATGGCGGGGACGGCGTACGACCCGCCGCGCGCCCTGCCGGTGAAGGCGGCCGACGCGGACAGCCGGGACGTGACCTCGGTGTCCCGGGCGCCCGCTGCGTCCCCGACCCCGTCCCGCGAGCGGACGTCGCCGGCCCCGGCGCGGACGCGCGCCCCGGCCCGCACGCCGAAACCCTCCCCCAGCGCCACGGTCTCCGGCCGGGTCAGGTCCTACGACACCGACGGCGGCCGGGCGGTGTTCGACCTGGGCACCTCCAGCGCGACCCTGGTCTCGGCGACCCCGGGGACCGGCTGGTCCATGCAGGTGTGGAAGACGGAGAGCTGGATCCGGGTGGAGTTCAGCCGGGGCGCGGACCGGGTGTCGGTGTTCTGCACCTGGCACGACGGTCCGCCGCGGGTGGAGGTCGGAACCTACTGAGCCGAACGGCCGCCTCGGCCGACCGGCCGGCGGGGGCGGCCTTCATCGTGGCGCTACGACCACATGCGCGCAGGGGTCACTGGGCGCAGACGACGTAGACGGTGCCGCTGGCCGCGGCGCCGTTGGCCCGCTGGCGGATGTCACCCTTCCAGCCGACCGGCTGGCCGGCGGAGTTCTGGACCGGCTCGGTGCGCGAGACGTACATGCTGTCCGGCACGTCGACGCCGACACCGCCCCCGGTGGCGATGTAGCCGGCCGGGCAGTAGATCGTGGAGGAGCCGGTGGTGAAGTACTGGGACCTGACGGTGGGGTTGGAGACCGCGGCGTTGGCCGTGGACGAGGTGAACGAGTTGAACGCGACCAGGGCGAGGAGGACCGCGGCGACCGCGCCCAGGGCGTAGGCGGTCCGTCGGACAGCTGCGCTCATGACCGTTTCCTTTCGGTTACTACCGAAGTGATGGGCCACCAGATCAGCATCAGCGGCAAAACGACACGCGAAAGCGCCTTGAATTGACGCGGGTTGCACTCATGCAGACCGCTTACGACTGATCCTGATCCGCCCGGCAACCGGTTCGGCCCGGGCCGCGGGGCCCTAGCGAAACACCGAGGGCGGTGGGGCCGGCGAGGCCACCGCGGCCTCGTCCGTCACGGGCAGCGCGCCACCGGTGAAGTCGGTGAGCTGCCTGCCGTGTTCGACCCGGCCGGGGTGCGGGTCGGAGGCCGCGCGGCGGGTGAGGTCGGCGAGCGGCAGCGGGAGGTCGGCGGCGACGAGGATCGCGTTGCCGAAGCGCTTGCCGCGCAGCACGGCCGCGTCGGCGATCAGCGCGAGTTCGCCGAACCGGGCGGCGGCCGTGGCGATCTGGCCGCGCAGGTGCGCGAGCGGAGGCCCGTCGGCCAGGTTGGCCGCGTAGACACCGGAGGGCTTCAGGGCGCGGCGGACCTCGTCCAGGAACTCGGTGGAGGTGAGGTGGGCGGGGGTGCGGGCGCCGCTGAACACGTCCGCGACGACCAGGTCGGCCCAGCCGTCCGGCACCTTCGCCAGGCCCGCGCGCGCGTCGGCGGCGCGCACCCGGATCCGGGCGTTCGGATCCAGGGGCAGCTCACGCCGGACCAGCTGGACCAGGCGCGCGTCCCGCTCCACGACCTGCTGGGTGGAGCGGGGCCGGGTCGCGGCGACGTACCGCGCGAGGGTGAAGGCGCCACCGCCGAGGTGCACGGCGTGCACCGGCCTGCCGGGCGGGGCGACGAGGTCGATGACATGGCCGATGCGGCGCTGGTACTCGAAGGAGAGGTGGGCCGGGTCGTCGAGGTCGACGTGCGACTGGGGTGCCCCGTCGATCAGCAGCGTCCAGGCTCGGCCGCGGTCCGGGTCGGGCACGAGCCGTGCGGTCCCGCCGTCGACCGGCTCCTCGACGGCGGCGGCGGCCGACCCGCGCCGCGTGTTCCTGGACCTGCCCATGGGGCCATTTTCGCAGCTGCCGGGAGCGGTCGCGGCCGCAGGCGGGCGTCAGCGGCAGTTGTCCGCGGCCTCGATGATGCGGGCCGCCTCGCCCAGGGCCCGGCGCAGCACCACCGGGTCGGTGGCGAGGTCGGCCTCACCGGGCGGCAGCAGCCAGTCGGAGCCCTCCACGG contains these protein-coding regions:
- a CDS encoding sensor histidine kinase, with the translated sequence MRWALVKVCLAVTTMVVVAFAVPLGLVVKEMARDRAFAGAERQAAAVAPALSITTDRDQLERVVASAGAGSGMAVHLPADGDRAALDLGRRRAAARDVEAVRRLGRASTTSVPGGSTLLQPVALGSGVAVVEVYVPESEVTNGVGTAWAVLAAVGLALIVGSVAVADRLGVRMVLPARRLVEGAHELGEGKLGARVREEGPTELRLAAAAFNSMADQVVQLLANERELAADLSHRLRTPLTVLRLNAASLGAGPAAEQTRAAVAQLEREVDTIIRTAREAKPQTAAAGPGAGCDAAEVVRERMEFWSALAEDEGRKWRVAGVDRPVRIPVARADLAAALDALLGNVFRHTPEGTAFAVDVHNGEDAVIVLVSDAGPGIPDPEAAMARGRGSGTTGSTGLGLDIVRRLAESTGGDVRIGASVLGGTEVRVWFQLDARKPAGRRQRGVTRRRRPGKLVSTFNRPRSLP
- a CDS encoding response regulator transcription factor; the encoded protein is MASVLVVEDDQFVRSALIRHLTDAAHTVRSVGTALEALREVAHFRFDLVILDLGLPDLDGSEALKMLRGITDVPVIIATARDDETEVVRLLNAGADDYLTKPFSVEHLSARMAAVLRRARSAGAETPPPAVLRVGGLTVDPLRRQAELDGVRLDLTRREFDLLAFLAGRPGVVVPRRELLAEVWQQSYGDDQTIDVHLSWLRRKLGETAARPRYLHTLRGVGVKLEPPVDPAADGQVP
- a CDS encoding glycoside hydrolase family 18 protein — encoded protein: MSTHRRRISGRNKAIGGLVTAAVVGGGAVLLTGTANAAGVNAAYTKTSDWSTGYSAQYVVTNNTAQAEKTWTLEFDLPAGAKLGSLWNGESSVSGQHVTVKPAKWDTDGLAPGKSVTVGFVVSGSGDPTGCRVDDTQCSADGGATPEPSGRPTQTTPAPTPTKTTPTPTPTKTTATPTPTGSTGSGTPGSAGFAPYVDTSLYPAFDLLGAADATGVKNYNLAFLTDGGGCTPKWGGVTDLTGDAVAAQIGSLRAKGGDVRVSFGGASGSELATTCSSADALAAAYGKAVDAFKLTKVDFDVEGGALPNTAANTRRAQAIAKLQAQHPGLDVSFTLPVMPEGLTQDGVNLLADAKTNGVKISTVNIMAMDYGPAYSGDMGTYAEQAATATQAQIKSVLGLSEAAAWKTVAVTPMIGVNDVSSEIFKVEDATQLVDFARSKGLGWLSMWSAARDQQCAGGTKPTADATCSSILQEKSAFAKAFGAFKG
- a CDS encoding spermidine synthase, with product MGRSRNTRRGSAAAAVEEPVDGGTARLVPDPDRGRAWTLLIDGAPQSHVDLDDPAHLSFEYQRRIGHVIDLVAPPGRPVHAVHLGGGAFTLARYVAATRPRSTQQVVERDARLVQLVRRELPLDPNARIRVRAADARAGLAKVPDGWADLVVADVFSGARTPAHLTSTEFLDEVRRALKPSGVYAANLADGPPLAHLRGQIATAAARFGELALIADAAVLRGKRFGNAILVAADLPLPLADLTRRAASDPHPGRVEHGRQLTDFTGGALPVTDEAAVASPAPPPSVFR
- a CDS encoding GH1 family beta-glucosidase yields the protein MPDSVSSVTFPPAFLWGAATSAYQIEGAVREDGRTPSIWDTFSHTPGRTAGDETGDVAVDHYHRYRDDVALMAELGLTAYRFSVSWSRVQPTGRGPVVQRGLDFYRRLVDELLARGIKPALTLYHWDLPQELEDAGGWPVRDTAFRFAEYAQLVGEALGDRVEQWITLNEPWCSAFLGYGSGVHAPGRTDPAASLRAAHHLNLGHGLAASALRAAMPARNQIAISLNSSVVRPLSQDPADLAAARRIDDLANGVFHGPMLHGAYPSSLLEATRSVTDWSYVLDGDVRTINAPLDALGLNYYTPTLVSAASGEVKGPRADGHGASEHSPWPAADDVLFHQTPGDRTEMGWTIDPTGLYDLIMRYTREAPGLPLYVTENGAAYDDKPEPDGRVHDPERIAYLYGHLAEVRRAIADGADVRGYYLWSLMDNFEWAYGYGKRFGAVYVDYATLERTPKSSARWYAEAARTGVLPPVDSVA
- a CDS encoding carbohydrate ABC transporter permease, giving the protein MTTTEATLPREAGRRRGRMGAGKQLHAGPVTYLVLTVFALVSLAPLVWTAIAASRTDRRLAQTPPPLWFGGNLFKNLEAAWDQAGLGTAMLNSVIVAGTITVSTVLFSTLAGFAFAKLRFRFSGVLLLLTIGTMMIPPQLAVVPLYLWMSDLGWSNQLQTVILPSLVTAFGTFFMRQYLVQALPTELIEAARVDGASSLRIVWHVVFPAARPAMAVLGLLTFVFAWNDFLWPIIALTQQNPTVQVALNSLGTGYVPDQAVIMAGALLGTLPLLVAFLLFGKQIVGGIMQGAIKG